CGCCGACCGCCCAAGGCTCTCCGGAAAAGGAAAAGAAAGACGCGAAATCGTCGAAAAAGAACGACGACAAGGGTGATTTCAAGGTCAAGGAGGCGAGCGTGAAGAGTTCTCGCTACGCCGACCTCGACCGCCGGGTCAAGAACGAGAAACTTCTCGAGAATGCGGCCGCCGACCTGAGTCGCGCGCTGATCTTGCCGGAAGATATCTTCGTCACCGCGAAGGAGTGCGGCGAACGAAATGCGCTGTTTGACCCGAACGATCAGTCGATCACCATTTGTTATGAATTGATGGAGCATTTCGTCGATCTTTATCGTTCGGACGGGATGAATGCAACGGATGCCGACAAAAAGATGTTCGATGCGATCCGGTTCGTTTTTCTGCATGAGGTCGGACACGCTTTGATCTACAATTACAAGTTGCCGGTCGTCGGGAACGAGGAAGATGCCGCCGATCGTTGTTCGTCGTATATCAATATCGAAGAGCTTGGCGAGAACGGGGTCCGCGCGGTGCTCGCCGCTGCGGACGGATTCCGGATCGAGTCGCGCAGCGAAAAGCGCTCGAAACGCGACCTCGCCGACGAGCATCTTTTGCAGGAACAGCGATTCTATAACTCGCTCTGTATGATCTACGGGGCGAAACCGGACAAGTATGAGTATTTCGTGACCGACGGCTATCTGCCTGAGGAGCGTGCCGTACGCTGTCCGCAGGAGTATTCGCGAACCGTCGACAGTTGGGTCAATTTGCTGGCGCCGTGGCGAAAGGACAAGTAGGTCGAAAATTTCGGAAACACGAGGAAAAATGAAAAATTTGTTGAATAATCTGATCGTTAGAAACAATTCGATCGTCAACGGAACGGTCGCGCTCGCAATCATCGCGATGATCGGACTCGGATGTTTTTGCAACAAGGACAAGTTCGACCTTGGCAAGAGCGGGTCGAAGGACAGCCCGACGCCGTCGTCCAGTTCGTCGCCGAGCCCGTCGGCGACGAAGGAGTACAAGAAGGCCGACGCTTCCAAATACGAGATACCTTCGGACGACGAGCTTCAGGTCATCGTCAAGAAAACGCTACTTGATTTCAATGACGCACTTCAGGATGAGGATTTTACGGATTTTCACGGAACGATCTCAAAGTACTGGGCGAAACAGGTGACTCCGGAAAAGTTCAAGTCGAGTTTCCAGAACCTGATCGACGGCGGTGCGGATTTGAGCCCGATCAAGAATATGACGGCCGACTTCAAGCGCGCCGGCGAGATCGAGCGCGAAGGAAGTCTCCGTAAATTGATGGTCGAAGGCAGTTACGATACGTCGGGCATCAAGACCGAATTCGAACTCCAGTACATTCCGGAAAGCAAGGACTGGAAACTGTTCGGCATCCAGGTTCGGACGGCGGTCAAACGTAAGTAGGCCGGCTGAAGATCGCGAAACCCGACCGCGCCTGAACGAATGCGCGCGATCGGGTTTTCGTTCGCGTGACTTCGGGGTCTTGCACGAGATGACCGCCGAGTCTTTGCTTTTGCATTTCCGGAAAGTTAGAATCTCATCTTTATGAAAATACACGAATATCAGGGAAAAGAATTGCTGCGTAATTACGGGGTGCCGGTGCCGCGAGGGATCGTCGCCAGGACCCCGGACGAAGCCGAAGCGGCGGCGCGCGAACTCGGAACCGACGTGGTCGTCGTCAAGGCTCAGATCCACGCCGGCGGACGCGGGAAAGGCGGCGGTGTCAAACTCGCGAAGTCGCGGGAAGAAGCCCACGAGATCGCCAAACAGATGCTCGGGATGACGCTCGTCACGCACCAGACGGGGCCGGAAGGACGAATTGTCCAGACGCTCTTGATCGAAGAAGGTCTTCCGATCGACCGCGAGTTCTATCTCGGCATCACACTCGACCGGATCACCGGTCGCAACACGCTGATGGCCTCGGCCGCCGGCGGTATGGATATCGAAAAGGTTGCTGAAGAGACTCCCGAACTGATCCTGAAGGAGTCGATCGATCCGAGCGTCGGGTTGCGTGCGTTTCAGGCGCGGAAACTCGCATTCGGACTCGGCATTCCGAACGAACTGATCGGGCAGGCGGCGAAGTTTATGCTCTCGCTCTATGACGCTTACGTCAAGATGGACGCGTCGCTCCTCGAGATCAACCCGTTTCTGCTGACCAAAGACAATCGACTGATCGCGCTCGATGCAAAGGTAAATTTTGACGACAACGCGCTTTATCGTCACAAGGAATATTCGGAACTCCGCGACCTCAACGAGGAAGAGCCGCTTGAGATCGAAGCCTCCAAATTCGATCTGAATTACATCAAGCTTGACGGCAACATCGGATGTATGGTCAATGGCGCCGGACTCGCGATGGCGACGATGGATATCATCAAACTGCACGGCGGCGAACCGGCGAACTTTCTGGATGTCGGCGGCGGTGCGTCGCAGGAACGCGTCGAGAACGCCTTTCGGATCCTCCTTGCAGACGAGCATGTGAAGGCGGTATTGATCAATATCTTCGGCGGCATCGTCCGTTGCGATATGGTCGCCAGCGGCGTCGTCGCGGCGGCGAAGAATCTTGGGGTTTCGATCCCGATCGTTGCGCGGCTCGAAGGAACCAATGTCGAAGAAGGGAAGCGCGTCCTGAATGAATCCGGTATCGGCATCATTTCCGCCGACGGAATGAGCGACGCCGCGTCAAAGGTCGTCGCCGCAGCCGGCGGACGCTGATTAGGGATTTCGGATTCGGGATTTGGGATTGCGGATTGCGCGATTCCGAATTCCAAATTCCAAATTCCAGATTCCAAAATTCCAAATTCCAAAACCCGAAATTCCAGGATTCAAGAACCAACGAGGTTCCCAAAATCGCAGATCACGAATCTGGATTCAAGATTCAATGAGTCTGTCGGAAAAATCGATTCAGTGTGCGGAGCACACGCACGTACGATAGCACCACGTGAAGCGGAGCGGAACGTGGTGTCCACTACGAACGACTCCAACGAGCGTGTGTAACACGCGTAACCCTCCTCTTTGCAATAGGTCCGCGTGTTTCAAATCCCAAATCGCAAATCGCAAATCCCAAATCCCCAATCCCAAATCCGCAATCCCAAATCCGCAATCCCAAATCCCAAATCCCAAATCCCAAATCCCAAATCCCAAATCGCAAATCGCAAATCGCAAATCCCCTCACTGTTCCTGGTTTTCGTCCAACTTCTTCGTCCAGTCGCTGTTCGGATAGCGTTTGCGCATTACCGCCGCGATCTCTTCCTGGGTTTCCGGCCCGTTCCCGCATCCGTATTTCGTCCAGCCGTTCGACGCCCACGCGATGTAGAGCGCCTCGGGAACTCGTTTGTCCGCCGGGGCCAGCCGTGCCCATTCAAGCGTTTGTTCGGCGAAGTATTTCGGCGCGTCACCGATCCTCGACAAGCGGCTTCTTTCAAGCTTTGCTGCCGCGATCTGTGCGCGGGTCAGGAAAACCGGGGGCTTCCCGATAACCGCCGGATCTTCGTTCTCGCTGTCGAAGTACCACGAGCACCACCAATTGTCGTCGTCCCATTCGCCAAAAACGTTGTCGGCGCCGAAGCCGGACTGAATTGCGGGCGTCAGGATCGGGTTTTTCAGGATAATGAAAATCGCCGAACGTTTACGCGCGACCGGAGTCAGGGCCTTCTGATACGGAATAAAATCATCGGCCAGATCCGGAAACTGCGCGAGCAGTCGCGGCGTGATCTGTTTCGCTGCCGGTTCATTGTCGAGCAGCACCGCGCGCATCCAGATCGCAAGCGCCAATCTTCGCCGGAGATGCGTCGGTATCGCCTCGGACCTTTCCGCCGCGATCATTGCGTCGGTCGGGAAATAGCGGTTGAATGAGGAAAGCGCATCGTCGTCGAACGTCTTTTCGGACTCGAACGTCCGATACTCGGCGAACCTCTCGTCAAGCTCCTTCTCATACTGTTCGCGCGTCTGGTCAGGATAGGCTTCAGGCGACCACCAGGTCTTCTGCTCCGCAAGCTGCTCGTCGATGGATCCGATCGAGCCGTCAAAATCGAACGCATACGGCTTGCGAAGCGCGGTCTTGAGAAACTCATCGAGCGTTTCGCTCAGCGTCATACGAAGCTTGAGAAACTGATTCCGAGTCGAAACGGGGAAATTGACCGGCGAGGCGATCAGTTCATCGAGCAGTTCACGGGCCTCGGCCGTCTTGCCCTGCGCGAGGTCGATCCGTGCGAGGTGATAGAAGATGGTCGCGAAAGCCGGCGAAGTTGTCGGCGTTCGCCGCGCCTTGTCGACAATCATCGGAAGTTCCGCGGATGTCGAATCCGCTTTCGAAATCGCCGTCATCAGCCACAGGTCCGAACCGGTTTGCCGATACTTGGAAAGCGCGTAGTTGTATGCCTCGGGGCTCTGGATCTGGTAGGTAAAAAGCCAGTCTGATATCTCGTCCTGCCGCAGGAACTCGGGCAGGAGTCCGACGCTCATCGTTTCGTTGCCCCAGTAGCCGCCTTGGTAGCCGCTGTCGCGCCGATCGGTGAAACGGGATGCGAACGCCGACTGTCTTTGGGTTCGAAGCGCTTCCTTCTGATCCTTTGTCAGGCTTTTTCCGATGATTCTCTCAGCCGCGGCGAACGCATCCTCGTCGGTTGCGTCGACGCTCACCTCGATCGTGTAGCTTTGCTGGGTATCTTCGGTGTAGATGTAAAGCGTCAGCTTGTCGCTGGCCGGTTCCGGCGTCGGCGTTTCGGTGACGGTGCTGGTGTTGGCGTTCGGATTGTTGCGCGCCTCGATCTCGGCTTTTCGCTTTTCCTCGGTTTCGAGCGCTTCTTTCTCGTATTTGTCGAGGAGCCAGGTGTAGTCGATCAGATCCTGCCGAAAGTTCGCGTTGCCCTGATACGCGACGGTGTTGGCCAGTTCGTGAACACGCTCCTGCGGACGCAAACGGTATTTCACCACCCCGAGCAAGCGCTCGGCGTCTTCGGAAAACCTCCCGCCTTTTGAAACAACCGTTTGCAGAGCCTGATCTGCCTGATAATAAAACGCTTCCGAACTGTTCTTGTCGTTGTTGAGACTTGCCTGCCGGATCAGTGTGCGCCCGATGAGATACTCGGCAGTTTCCTGCCACGGCGACTGCGGGTCTTGGGCGATCTCCTCGAATTTGCGGCGGGCGGACCCGTAGTCGAGCGAATAAAACTGCGCGGCGGCGATCTGATACGCGCGGTCCTTCAGCAACCATTCCGCCATTTCGGCGGAAGGTTCGGCCGGGATCGATTTGCCGTTCGCACAGTTGTTGAAAACCTGATCCTGGGCCCGCAGCCAATTCTTCACATCCTTGTCGTCCGAACCGTGGGACATCGCGCGGTCGGCGAGGGTCTTCGCGGCGGTCTCAAAGGCGTTCTTTGTACAATTCGGGAAGAAATCGTAACCGCCCCAAGAGCGCTCGACATAGATCTCGGGCGTCTTTTCTTCGGTTCCGACGACCGCTTTTCGTTGTTCGACCCAGGCCTTGACAGCCGTTTCAAGCTCGTCCGTGCGGTCGTAGCTCTTGTTGTTTATCTCGGCCTCCCAAAACTCGACCAACGCCCGCTGTTCGGGATCGGAGAAACCGCCGCCGGTCAGATATCGATAGGCGGCGATCAGGACCATACGCCGGTACGAGGGCTTGACGATCCCGAGATTGCCGGCCGCGAAATCCCTGTACGGAGTCTCAGGCGCGCGCTCGTTGTCGAAAACGGGGGTCACATAACCCGGGCCGCAGGGAAAGACCGAAGTGACGGCCAACAAGGCCAGGAGAACTGTTGCGATCGAAATTCTGAATCTCTTCATATGACACGTGATAACTGCTCCGAATTCACCAAATCGTCTCGTGATAAGTTCGTCGGTCTATTCTCATTCAACCGGGGTGAAATTAACAAACATCATCACCTCAATTCACGGTGTAATTTGCCGATTCGACTAAAAATCGTCGCAGTTCTTATTGATTATCGATTTTCTTGGCCCATTTCGGATAGCGACGCTTCAGCAACTCAATGGCCTTTTCGCGTCCAGCGAAACTATTGCAATTGCCGATGAACGAAACGTTGGCATTTGATGCGATTAAGAGCATTTCCGGTATTCGGCTGTCGTCCGGGCGCAGCCGCTGTAGTTCAATCGCCGTTTCGGCAAGAAAGCCGGGCGCGGAGCCGATTGCTTTCAGCGCAGCGCTTTCCGCGGCGGCAGCGGCAATTTGCGAACGGCTCAAAAACGGAGGTCCGCTTGGGATTCGAATACGTACCGACTCGCCGGTCGATGTGTACTCCGAATAATCCGGTTCGCACCACCAACCTGCCGGCGTTTGGTAACTGAAATGCGGCGTATCAAATCCCGACTGAAGATAAGGCAGTAAATTTGGGTGTCGATAGATCACGAAAAGTGAAGCGATTCGGCGTTCGACCGTATTGGGAGCTGACAGATAATCCCGAACCTCCGGTACCGTTTCCAGGAGCTGTGGCGCAATTCGCCTCAGCACGGCATCGTTCTTAAGCAAGACAGCGCGGGTCCAAATGACGATCGCCAGCCGTTCGCGCAGATAAACCGGAAGCTCAGGACTCTCCTGCGCCTCCAAAAGGAGCGAAATTGGAAAGCGTTCGTTGATGATTGTCGTCGAGTCGACATCGAACATTAGGCGTTCTTCCCACCGTTTGTGTTCGGCATAAAGACTCTCGGTGTAGGCGTCCCATTCGGACTTTGACTGCGAAGATTCGGGACTCCACCAAGCTTTTTGTTTTGCGATGACCTCGTTGATTGTTGTGCTTTCCGCGTAATCCAAAAATGTAAACGGTTTTCGAAGCGCGCTCTTGAGAAATGACGAGAGATCGTCGCAAATCGTGAAACGAAGCCGTGCGATCTCGTTTCTTGAAGAAACGGGAAGGTCGTTTGTATTCACCATCAGTTCGTCGAGAATTCGGGCGGCTCTTGCCGATTGCCGTTTCGCGATCAGAATCCTCGCGGAATGATACGCGCAGGTTGGAAATGCGGCGTCGTTTGGCGCGAGCTTCTGCGCAGCCTGAATCAACTCATCAATCTCAGCCGAGTCGCTTGTCGAATTAGTCAGGGCCGCAACTAACCAGGCTTTCGAATTGGTATCGCGCCAACGACCGAGTGAATGGCGATAAGCGGATTCGCCGGCCTGCATCGAAAAAAGCCAATCCGTAAGTTCACCGGACAGCAAGAATTCCGGCAGCAAACCAAATGAAATCCGTTCCTCTCCGGAGTAACCGCCCTCGTAATCTCTTTGAGGACGGGACGACCACGCTTTCCGGATCTGATCGGCCCGTGCTTCACGAATCGCATCGCGGATTTCTTGGAGGTTATCGTCGGTGAGGCCGTCTTGTTGGCTCTGAATCATCTCGATGATCTGCGTGTCGGGTGTCGACGGCGGCACGAGGAGAAAGGCGTCGGTTCGTTTCAAAAAATTCGGAACCCAAACGCGTAACGTACTTTCGGAGAACAAAGCCGTGTTGCGAACCGGCTCATAGGTTGGTCGTGCAACCGGTGATTTCAAGAAGCTCTCTATCGAAAGTTGACCAAAGGGATCGTCCTCAGCAAGTTCGATGAGTTGGTTATCGATTTTGTTCGGCTTGGCCAATTGCGCCAATCGAAGCGCCTCCGGCAACTTTCCAAGTGGCACCCAGCCTTGAATCATCGCTCGTCCTTTTTCGACGATTACCTGGGTCTTTCCGCCTGCCGCGATAAGATTCGCGACGATGCGATCGCGAAGATCCTTGTCGGATTCAGCGAACTTCGCGGCCTCCTCCTCGCTTTTTCGCTTTTCTTCAGCCGCAAGGACCTGCGTCTCAAACTTGTCTAACAGCCAAGTGTAATCGATCAGATCTTGACGGAAATCGTCGCCGCCAAATTGATGGAGATTCTGCTCCAGTTCGGCCAGACGCTCGGCCGGCCGCTGTCGAAGTTTTATCAAATTGAGTAACCTTGCGCCATCGGCAAAGAATCTGCCGCCGGAGAGCCGGGCAAGGCGTTTTTCCGCCGAAGAATAGAATCCAGATCGCTGCTCTGGGTCTTTCGTAAAATGAGCGCGTCGAACGAGGGTACGCGCAACGAGGTAGTCGCAGATCTCGCGCCAG
The DNA window shown above is from Acidobacteriota bacterium and carries:
- the sucC gene encoding ADP-forming succinate--CoA ligase subunit beta translates to MKIHEYQGKELLRNYGVPVPRGIVARTPDEAEAAARELGTDVVVVKAQIHAGGRGKGGGVKLAKSREEAHEIAKQMLGMTLVTHQTGPEGRIVQTLLIEEGLPIDREFYLGITLDRITGRNTLMASAAGGMDIEKVAEETPELILKESIDPSVGLRAFQARKLAFGLGIPNELIGQAAKFMLSLYDAYVKMDASLLEINPFLLTKDNRLIALDAKVNFDDNALYRHKEYSELRDLNEEEPLEIEASKFDLNYIKLDGNIGCMVNGAGLAMATMDIIKLHGGEPANFLDVGGGASQERVENAFRILLADEHVKAVLINIFGGIVRCDMVASGVVAAAKNLGVSIPIVARLEGTNVEEGKRVLNESGIGIISADGMSDAASKVVAAAGGR